One window of the Candidatus Neomarinimicrobiota bacterium genome contains the following:
- a CDS encoding DUF1801 domain-containing protein: MHSKAETVAAYLDELAPHRRAALEVVRELILSNLPTGYEEAMNWGMITYQLPLAMYPDTYNGQPLMVAALASQKRHMAVYLTGIYANEVARQKFVASYKATGKRLDMGAACVRFRKLDDLPLELIGKSIAALSPQRFIQVYEQSRTRPRAGTRPVGQVNPSAAHGPTRS, encoded by the coding sequence ATGCATTCCAAAGCAGAGACGGTTGCCGCCTACCTGGACGAACTCGCTCCCCATCGGCGGGCCGCCCTTGAAGTTGTCCGCGAGCTGATTCTGAGCAATCTGCCCACCGGCTACGAGGAGGCCATGAACTGGGGCATGATCACCTACCAGTTGCCGCTGGCCATGTATCCTGACACCTACAACGGGCAGCCACTCATGGTTGCGGCGCTGGCCTCACAAAAGCGGCATATGGCGGTCTATCTTACCGGCATCTACGCTAACGAGGTGGCCCGCCAAAAGTTTGTGGCGAGCTACAAGGCTACGGGCAAGCGCCTGGATATGGGCGCAGCGTGTGTCCGTTTCAGAAAACTGGACGATCTGCCCCTTGAGCTCATCGGCAAGTCCATTGCCGCCCTGTCGCCGCAACGATTCATCCAGGTCTACGAGCAGTCTCGTACCAGGCCCAGGGCGGGCACGAGACCGGTGGGCCAAGTCAACCCATCGGCAGCGCACGGACCAACGCGCTCCTAG